GGCACATCCCAAGCAGGCAGCCAGGTTTCTCAAGAACATCTCTTTGTAATTAAGCGTTTTCATACGAATGTATCCAGCCCGGAGGGTCCCAGAGGTGCCAAGCGCCATCACCTTGCAACAAGGTGATTGCATGTTACTGCAACAGGAAGAGCAGACCTCTAAAATCATGTTGAAATGGATGTCCTAAAACTAGAGACACCAGAAAACTCTGGTTTTATAAAGCGTGGGGAAAAAATACAGTTCCTCTGGAGCCAAGGGCTCTTTGCTCTGGATCTCTCACTGTGAAGCCAACTCTCTGTTTCCTCTGACTGGCTCTGGAAGTCAGGGCTCCAGTTTAAGACCTGATTTGGAGGCTGAGGCTGAAGTGCAGCAAAATACCTCTAATGGGGATATGTGCTTGGTAGAGCTGCGCGTGCGAGCAGCCCATGTAATTTCCAGGGGACCCCAGTTAAAACACCATTTCCTTCCCTGAAGATGCTGTACCCAGAGAAGACACCCAAGCTCAGCCAAGCCATTCTCTGTACCGATGCGGATGTGCTCCTTCCCATCGTAGACCAGCCACTCGTACACTTCATCGCTGAGGCACAGGACGTCATGCTTCACACACAGGTCTGCAATGAGCTCCAGCTCCTCTCGGCTGAAtacctgcagcaggcagggaatgGAGCAGAGATGCTGCACCAGCATTTCTgaccccctgcctgtccctgtctcTCTGCAAAGGCTCCACGTCCTGCCATCACCACCTCCCAAGCCAGggtgggcaggagctgcctgcaaTGGTCTAGCAGGGCAAAGCCACTGCTGGCACCAAAGACCAGGCTTAAAAACGCCAGATGAGTGAGCGCAGCATGTGGTGCTGCCACAACACCCATTTCCCTTGTGTGCAAGGAAGATGGAGTCACTGCTACGCTGCAAATGTGGCTGGGTGAGCGGTAGCACCCCAGCTGCTTTCAGGGCCAGCCAAAGCAAGGCCAGAGGTGTTACCTTGCCCAGAGGGTTGTTGGGTGAATTCAGGACGATGGCTTTTGTCCGTTCACTGAATTTAGAAGCCAGTTCAGCTGGGTCCAGCTGCCAGTCTGCACTAGACATCAATTTGCCATCTTTTGGAGCTTTCTAGAGAGAACAGAGGGGAATCTCAGCTTGCTCTGCTACCTCTGCACTTCGCTTATCACTCACCTCTTGGCTATGACTCTCCCCTCCTCAATGGCTTTGCTCCAACCCACTCACCGGTCTCAGCGGGACAAACACGGGCATCCCACCAGCCATTTTCACCATCGGCTCATAGCAGTCAAAGAAGGGCTCAATGATTATCACCTGGAAGAAAGGGACATGTCAGCACACTCCTGGCCCAGCTCAGACCTTCCCTGATGGGTGCAGAGAGCAATGGGAAGGACAGGAAATTTTAATCCTTGGATTACTGTCATGGAGAACACGCGCTGCCAGTGAGCAGTGTCAGGGAAAAACATCACTCAGGGCACAAAGGTTATTTTGCCTTATGCAGAAATAAGTCAGTACCTTGtagcagagaatttttttcctttggaagctcAAATACTGGAGAATGGGGATAAAAACTTTTCTGCTTTACAAAAGGACTATGAAAACCTGCTCCTGGCAGACCCACAGCCAAGAAGGGCTCTGCCGGAGGAAGGCTGCCTGTGCAACAAGTCCAAATCTTGGGTTACCTCATCGCCTTCATCAACGAGAGcctggaagcagcagaagagagcCTGGTATGCGCCCACAGTCACCATCACATTGGTCATAGGATCCAAGTCTCGTCCAAGCAGCTTCCCAAAAAACTGGGCTAGGATCTTCACCAGAGGTGGGTGGCCCTGTGGGGTGAGAGGAGAGGTGGGTGGGTTGCAGAAGCCTCCAAAAGCACAGATGAGCCCTCGGAAGGGGCCTGGGCAGCCAAGTGTCCTGTGACTGAGCGTGTGGGGCATCTTCCAGCCCAGCTGCTTCAAATGCCCTGGTAAAGCAGGGTGTTACAGCCCTGAGCATGGGGGGCCTGCATTGAGCCTGGACGTGTATTTTTCCCTGTTATTGCTGCCTGGTGGGCCCTGAAGCGGCCAAGGCTAACAGGGAATGAGGGGAGTATTGCTGAGGAGCAGGGCGTCTGTCCACGCACAAAGGCACGGGTGTACTGGTGCAGCATGTGGTTCTCCCCGCTGAGGGCTCTCACGAATGACTCCTTCAGAAAGTCTGGTGGGGGGAAGTCAGGAAAGCCCTGGCCCAGGTTCACCTTGGAGTAGGTGGCAGCCAGTTTTACAAATTCCACcctggagagaagaaagggagagaaagagaagcattTACAGAGGGTCTGGGCAGCGTGCTGGCACTGTCTCTGCTTGCCAGCATCCCTTTGGAAGTGAGTGAGGTTGGTGTCCCTCCTGCAGAGCCATCCTGCTGCTCGCAGGTGGACAGGACCAAGCATGGGTCATTTCAGACCTGTTTCAATCAAACCAAGGATGAGGCACTGGCGAgtgattttaatttgtttttgaaagaaacagcCATTGTGCTGTCTGGTTGTGTGGTCACAGGTGAAGCCACACATCACTTCTGATCAGACCAAACCAGGCAGGAGAGGACTCACAGGTTTTCAAGCTCAAGTTCAAGCTCAAACCAGGGAACGGTATTTGCAGCATCCCTTCACCTGTCTCTCTGCTTGCAATGCCCTAGGTTGGGCTCGAAGCAGACACAGGGCTGAAGCCAGTGTGCTGTGACGACATGGCTCAGATTTGGGTGCCGCTGGGATCATTCAGGTGGGTGGATCTGATGGAGTGCAATGCTCTACAAGGTGCCGCCACCTGCCTTCCCGCAGGATGGTGCAGGACACCTGGTAGGGCACAAAGTGTGAGCAGCAGGCACAGAGCTCAGCCAGGGTTAAGTCTCCTGGGACAAACCTGCCTTGATGTGCTTCTTGAGCAAATGCAAAGCAGCTGAGGGAGACTGCTGTGTGGCTGCAATGGTTTCTATCTGGCGTTAGTCTGCTTAAAACCACATCTACCACCAGGGTAAACAAGATATTTTCTTAACTCACCAGATATTCTTATCTGTTCCCTCCAGCCTCCGAGCTTGCACTGGCCTTGACATCTTTgcctgcaaagagagagaaacaaagtgaGTTTGAAGATTTCACTAATGGCAATGGGGCCACATGTGATGGGGACGTGGCCTCCCCAGGTATGTGTTTCCCAATAGAAGGTGTGCCCTTCTGTATTGCTTCACGGGTTGTTGCTGACCAACCTTAGAGCAGTAATGCTGATGCAGTGACTTCTGGAAGAGGTTTCACACACTTTTTATGAAAGATCAAACAGATGAGAGATGGCACAGGAGGATGTTTCATTTACAAGTTTCAACAAGAACTGAGAAAACAGATGAACAAAAGAAGTGTGCATACACTCACTGGGGAGTTGGCAATGCCTTAAACCTCATTTTCTGTTGGAATAAATCATGGGGTCAAATGAGCTCAGCCAAGCTGTAACAGCCAGGCCAATGATCCCAGATCTCAGGCTTCTGCCTTCATAGCCTCTCTTGTCCTCCATCAGAAGAATCTCCTTGCTGTCTACAGGCCAGAATATATCCCCTTTTCCTAGAAGAACAAACTTTTTCATTCCACGCTGCTCTAAGGAGTAGCAGAAGCACTATTTGCTCCTTTCTCCTACTGGAGCCCTTGGCGAAGGGAGTTGCTCTAGATCCTaaacaaaatgctgttttttacaCGTAAAGTTCACGGCAAAACCAGGCAGCAGCTGGGTACAGGCAAGGGGGGGGCCGTAGCACAGAGGTCAGTCTGATGTACAGAGACACCAAGGTACCACTTGCCTGACTGATATCTAATTTCCACATGCATCATGGCTGGGGGGGTAGGAAGAAGGACAGTAGGAAACATTCAGAGCAAAATCCTCCTTCCAGTTGGATAAGCACAGGGAGAAAGTCAGTTGTGCTTGACGGGAAACTTAGCATTGAGGAtgatgaaaagcagcagagacagaaTTTAATAACTCGACAGCACAGGGAAAAGGTAACCAGTCAGTGAAGGGACTGGAAACTGGAGACAAATGATGCCCAGTGCACCAAGAAAAGCCAGTGTGGGAATGTGAGGAGGTTGTTTCAGAAGGAATGAGACAAGCAAATGATAATCCCCATGGCAAATGAAATACTTTTGAAGAGGGATGAAGAGGGCACGTGAAAGCAGCTGAGATATGAGATGCAGATCTGCGATGCAAGGAGACAGGGTCTGTGCTCTTCCAGGCCGGGATGGTGTGGGGGGGATACCAGatcagccccccctccccaggctcagcTGCAGCAGTAACCCCCTACTCACCTCCTCACCTCTGCTGTTCCCTGAGGGCTGCACCACAAGTTGAAAAGTGCCCCAATGATATTTTGCATTGAGGTCTCCGGATTTTTATACAGCTTCAGCCCTCACTCAGGATCTTTGTGAATCACTTGCTGAGGAGCCCAGTGTTTCAGAGGGCACCCGGTGGACTCTGTGCTCCCCCGTGGTACCGGGCAGGTAGCCAAGGGCGAGCAGAAGTTGCTGCTCCCTGGGTGTAGAGGGGAGCCCCACTCCTCTCCTTCAGCCTCCTGCTTTGCTCTTTCTGCACAAGCTTGTGAATATTATGGTCAGCAAAACCTGGTGCCTGTGCTGATTTTGGTGGGAGTAGAAGGGTTCATGGCTTGGGAAGTAAAAGATAGCTGGAGGTGAAGTATTAACAGCTCCAGTGCTGCTCTCTTGCaatggggctgctgctggccacagttcAGGGAATTTAAGAGCAAATGTGATGGGGGTCAGTGGGAATGAGGTGCTTTAAGCCTAGATATTCTGGGTTCTGAGGAAAGGCCTTGTCTGCTCCAGCCCTTTCAGGAAGGgaaatgacaaatattttcttcttttgatgtCCCCCCCGCATCCTATCCCCAGCCTGCATGATGCTGCTATGGGCGGCTGCCCACCAGGCTGGAGAGCAACACAGAGCCACACAGCCCCCAAATCTGATTCAGCCTGTTCTGCTCCCCAAATGGAATGATGTGTTTCTCCAGTTGCAATTTGCCTGTCAGTCAGACAGCGTAGTTGACTGCAAATGTAGAAGACTTAGCGGCCACAGCCTTCCACCACTGACTCCCTGACACATGTGATTTCCTTGCTCTGCGTGTTTGTATCTCCAAGAGGGATGCTGATATTTCCCAAGTACTTTGCAACCCAAAAGGCTCTAGTAGAAGAGACCAGACAAGGCAACCCCACATACAATGATCTTTCTTCCTGTATGAAAGGTATAATCTCACTTATGAGAAGTTCACTTTAAACAGGCTACCTGGAAATAAGTGGGTACAGAGGAGATTGGACCAGTGTGGCTTTTCCTGATGTGCCCTATCTGCCATCGCTGCCAAGGCTGGGTCCTGGGCAGTGAGCTCCCCTGGGCTCCGCACCGCTGCAGCCTGA
The genomic region above belongs to Larus michahellis chromosome 15, bLarMic1.1, whole genome shotgun sequence and contains:
- the KYAT1 gene encoding kynurenine--oxoglutarate transaminase 1 isoform X2, which translates into the protein MSRPVQARRLEGTDKNIWVEFVKLAATYSKVNLGQGFPDFPPPDFLKESFVRALSGENHMLHQYTRAFGHPPLVKILAQFFGKLLGRDLDPMTNVMVTVGAYQALFCCFQALVDEGDEVIIIEPFFDCYEPMVKMAGGMPVFVPLRPKAPKDGKLMSSADWQLDPAELASKFSERTKAIVLNSPNNPLGKVFSREELELIADLCVKHDVLCLSDEVYEWLVYDGKEHIRIASLRGMWDRTVIIGSAGKTFSATGWKVGWTVGPNRLLQHLRTVHQNSVYHCATIAQEAVAQGFQRELELYGKPDSYFVQLPKELQQKRDWLVQSLDAVGMKPIIPEGTYFLVADISKFKSDVPDVPDSDEPYDSRFAKWMVKNKGLAAIPLSAFYSGAHKNNYNHFIRFCFAKEEATLKAANDILQKWKQEKTSP
- the KYAT1 gene encoding kynurenine--oxoglutarate transaminase 1 isoform X1, yielding MLRRAGPSLRQFLLERKSSAGYSSYSCEAKMSRPVQARRLEGTDKNIWVEFVKLAATYSKVNLGQGFPDFPPPDFLKESFVRALSGENHMLHQYTRAFGHPPLVKILAQFFGKLLGRDLDPMTNVMVTVGAYQALFCCFQALVDEGDEVIIIEPFFDCYEPMVKMAGGMPVFVPLRPKAPKDGKLMSSADWQLDPAELASKFSERTKAIVLNSPNNPLGKVFSREELELIADLCVKHDVLCLSDEVYEWLVYDGKEHIRIASLRGMWDRTVIIGSAGKTFSATGWKVGWTVGPNRLLQHLRTVHQNSVYHCATIAQEAVAQGFQRELELYGKPDSYFVQLPKELQQKRDWLVQSLDAVGMKPIIPEGTYFLVADISKFKSDVPDVPDSDEPYDSRFAKWMVKNKGLAAIPLSAFYSGAHKNNYNHFIRFCFAKEEATLKAANDILQKWKQEKTSP